DNA sequence from the Plodia interpunctella isolate USDA-ARS_2022_Savannah chromosome 12, ilPloInte3.2, whole genome shotgun sequence genome:
GTCAAAATACGCCCAGTTTCAAACAATGAGAGTATTCAAAGCGATTCATTCTAAAGATAGCCCATTGAAGCgcaatttctattaaattacAGAGCTGTTGAGGTGGTGACtaaatctattatatttttacttagtaGGTGGTACTGTTGACAGTACATCAAATTCGCCGTTATTACCGCTGGTCTAAGGTTCATAATGTAAGATAACTTGCATGcggttatattattatatatttttttaaatttatttttttcatcaactttccgaaagtaaaatataattccagttttttttctatttgaatCAGTACAGTCGATTTGCTCAAAttcttgttgtttttatttatttagtcataACCGGCACTAGGGTGCCTATGATGTTACCCTGTCTTACTCATTAGCCGTcctttgacattattttattgattaaggTTCTAAATCATTTTAGTCTTTTGTAAAtagatatttcaatattataaggGTGGGtcaccgtcaactttaacgtgcgcagagaATCGTatagtacgccattttgtctaaatgtcagCGACACGctggttaaaatcaacgtcaaatttgactgtgcaactcacccttagacTTTATATGCATATAATTCTGCCATCCATCGTAAACATTATTCCATTCTTATTCAAATTGTAGGGTATAATTTCTTGTTttatatgacataaaattagtTCAGTAGAAAGGATTGAACtaatgaaacaataataacaccGCTgacgaatttatttaattacaaacaatagttaacaaacaacaaataacaatttgtaacataaattaaaccaGTCTGCCAGAgcttaataaatattggttaAAATGGCAACGAAATACACATAACAAAGAGATTTATCTACATGGTGATTAAGTAGTTACTACAGTTTATAAGCAATCATTCACGTTACATTCTCAGACATAACTATTATTAactctataattattttcatacgcaaaataagttttgtttaatagattttatgtcagtattttagtaaaatctACATTATCTATAGTCATATAACTTCCTTACTGGGGCACAAGCCATCATGTTGGATGGATAAAGAGGACCATGTCATGATCAGTCACGTGAGCCCAATGCCGATTGGCAGTTTAAATGGGACAGAATTAGTGAATGCGCTTCCTAATTAAGAATACGATCATTTTAGTTTGGTATATGACGAGCCACGACTTGGTGTGAACGCGTTTTTATAACTGGGATTTACATCTGAAGACGCATATTCAAGATTTTGGCCATCATTGCTTTCCTTTGGAGAGCTCTGGGATGCTTCAGAAGCCTGTTGGGAACCATACGACACACTATACTTACCTTGTGAATTTGAAGGGTAATAGTTGTAAAAACTTTGTACAGGATTAGGGTACAGAAGATTGTTGTACAACGAAGGATTGCCTTGAGGCACTAATACCATAGCTGGTGATTGGCCAAGTTGAGGTCCGCCAAAAGCAAACGGTTGATAATTGGGAGCTATATTGAAGTAACCATTAGGGATTCCGCCGAAAGGACTGTTCTGTTGCGAAATTTGACTAGCTGAAGAGATTAAAGAATTGGGATATTGGAGCACTGAAGACGGGTAGTTCGACGGTTGCTGCACGATTGCCAGCTGAATGTTCCCTTGGGAATTCTTCGATGGGATGATCTGGTATTTAGCTTGGTAACCAGAATTTGGAACAAAGTTTAAGGGAACAAATTGTGAAGGTGTTGTCGGTGGGATAAGGTTTATTTGGGGTTGTTGGGGGTAAGAGGAATCTGTGGGAGTGTCTGAGGTGTAGTACTGGTTGTTTTGGCTAGGATAGAAGGAGTTAGGCACTTGAGACTGATACGCTGATTGCGATTGATAACTCGGTGAGCTGCTTTGTCCTCCGCTTGGATTCGAGTAGATATTGTAAGTGTAGTCCGGCTTTTGAACTCCCGTTGGGATCGAATTGAGGCTGGTAGTCTTTACGGCTCCTCGTTTCTTCTGTTCTACATCTTCTTCGGCGCAGACTAGAGCAGCGAAAGCGATGATTATCTGAAACGACCACCTGATTATCGATCCATCACACTAACTCACAATAGGCGGGGAACCCAATCAATCAACTCGCTAATGCAATATTTGCATTACACCATTCTGGGAACGGTAAACCGACTTCGAGACGCAATTTATCTAAAATCACGTCGCTTCCTTgtttcattatcattacataaacTTACCAAGAATATTTTCGCCATGGTTATATCGATGTTACGGTCACAAGTAATTACATTATTCGTCGGAAAATCTATGTCCGAGAGGAAAAGTGCTCGATACAGTTGCGCGCGGAAAAGTGCGGGAATGTATCAAGTTCACGCATTTATATGAGCGAGTATAGACAACTTTCCTCTAGTCCAGATCGAGGGAATGACCGCTAGGTCTTTGTCCTGTATCCAGTTTGAGAGATCGAGTTCCTATCAACGGAAACTGAATGCGGTAGACGCGCTTCCTTCTCGAATTACTCTTAATCTCAAACATAAGTTGTCGTTTGCTAGTTTGTGTTTTATAGTTGTTTTAAGGCTGGGTCTAGTGCAAGCATGGTTTATATAGTAACCTCAAGATggctaaatatattttttacatttttcatttaacatgtgtcatatttacagttaatTTAGTCCATAGTTTATGTagatgttatatataaaatatagaataaataagtgggcaatgttttctttattttattttttattaagaccaaaaatgtttgttagaAATATTCGACCATTTATTCGTTCTTCTTTTCAACTGTCAGTGCTTCAATTGcacgtttatttttgtagctatattaataaattcgtCAGATGTAAGGCTAATAGGTAATACGTTTAcggata
Encoded proteins:
- the LOC128674178 gene encoding uncharacterized protein LOC128674178, whose protein sequence is MAKIFLIIIAFAALVCAEEDVEQKKRGAVKTTSLNSIPTGVQKPDYTYNIYSNPSGGQSSSPSYQSQSAYQSQVPNSFYPSQNNQYYTSDTPTDSSYPQQPQINLIPPTTPSQFVPLNFVPNSGYQAKYQIIPSKNSQGNIQLAIVQQPSNYPSSVLQYPNSLISSASQISQQNSPFGGIPNGYFNIAPNYQPFAFGGPQLGQSPAMVLVPQGNPSLYNNLLYPNPVQSFYNYYPSNSQGKYSVSYGSQQASEASQSSPKESNDGQNLEYASSDVNPSYKNAFTPSRGSSYTKLK